In a single window of the Helicobacter felis ATCC 49179 genome:
- a CDS encoding acetone carboxylase subunit gamma has protein sequence MRVPMTEYLMIDLESERWLCRICGHDFGDARDTYKKGTLIYDRNPEEIHPPILDPKRYQYTFSPDPKFCRIYEYYCPTCGTQIETEYVPPHYPPTIDMLWDIDDLKRRWQEIGQNPETSVHYGPGENAQADLRAKFDKK, from the coding sequence ATGCGTGTTCCCATGACTGAGTATTTGATGATTGATTTAGAAAGTGAGAGGTGGTTGTGCCGTATTTGTGGGCATGACTTTGGCGATGCAAGAGACACTTATAAAAAAGGCACACTCATTTACGATCGCAACCCTGAGGAGATTCACCCCCCCATTTTAGACCCTAAGCGCTACCAATACACCTTCTCCCCCGATCCCAAATTCTGTCGCATCTATGAATACTATTGCCCCACTTGCGGGACTCAGATTGAAACCGAGTATGTCCCTCCCCACTATCCCCCCACCATTGACATGCTTTGGGATATTGATGATCTTAAAAGGCGTTGGCAAGAAATTGGGCAAAACCCTGAAACTAGCGTGCATTATGGACCGGGTGAAAACGCCCAAGCGGATTTGCGCGCCAAGTTTGATAAGAAGTAA
- a CDS encoding hydantoinase/oxoprolinase family protein, which yields MKYLVNLDNGGTLTDICVVRGSEVRYTKTLTTPVDLSECFFKGIAQASEEIYGEDSLAKLLHNTDLIRYSSTQGTNALVERKGPKLGLITDNDQLEANLTATKNQRDLFSSLVGDRLFLLKHLRDAQKMEEELVAAVNTLTNKGAERLVVAIKDQNEEKFFKHSFLLQFPRHLLGSVPVLFSWEFTHDTSRTRRIWSALLNSFLHPTMERFLYSAEHRLRAHKIKNPLLIYRNDGASSRVAKSVALKTYSSGPRGGIEGTKALAKAYGFNHVLMVDVGGTTSDVGEVEAHKIKTARRGYVEGVQVSFELSDVKSFGVGGGSICRVDDKGGITVGPDSVGAAPGPACFGFGGKEVTITDVNVALGIIDPDTYLNGQQKLDKERAIQVISEKIAKPLGVSFEKALFAVEEAYGEKLAECLKPQVQADTVLAAFGGGGPMNACQAAKKAGIKRVIVPKLAAVFSAYGISFSDVAKSFEMDITDLKKPEVEKIQAQMHDQAKRYMFQEGYAFEDCKSEWKVIVENADGSESHTTTLEDTAQINKDQKRILAYHVRYELSHPNLRASVPKHHTTPKISGSREVTDQKGSHSYPVIYLVEQKTGAYMEGPAIVEGPFFTARVPEGWSLLVTDNGDLILDDKS from the coding sequence ATGAAGTACTTGGTCAATTTAGACAATGGAGGCACTTTGACAGATATTTGCGTGGTGCGTGGCTCGGAGGTGCGTTACACCAAAACCCTGACAACACCCGTGGATTTGTCAGAATGCTTTTTTAAGGGTATTGCGCAGGCAAGCGAGGAAATTTATGGCGAGGACAGCTTGGCTAAGTTGTTGCACAACACCGATCTCATCCGCTACTCTTCAACTCAGGGAACGAATGCCTTAGTGGAGCGTAAGGGACCTAAATTAGGACTTATTACCGATAACGATCAGTTAGAAGCGAATCTAACAGCTACGAAAAACCAACGGGATTTGTTCAGTAGTTTGGTGGGCGATCGCCTCTTCTTGCTCAAACATCTTCGCGATGCCCAAAAAATGGAAGAAGAACTGGTCGCAGCGGTGAATACCCTCACCAACAAGGGCGCAGAGCGACTCGTGGTTGCTATTAAGGATCAAAATGAGGAAAAGTTTTTTAAACACTCTTTCTTATTGCAATTCCCTAGACATTTGCTAGGATCTGTGCCCGTGCTCTTCTCTTGGGAATTTACCCATGACACCAGCCGCACTAGACGCATTTGGTCGGCTCTGCTCAATAGCTTTCTACACCCCACTATGGAGCGTTTTTTATACTCTGCAGAGCATCGGCTACGCGCCCATAAGATCAAAAATCCCCTCTTGATTTATCGTAATGATGGCGCGTCTTCGCGGGTGGCTAAGTCCGTTGCTTTAAAAACCTACTCTTCAGGACCTCGCGGGGGAATTGAAGGCACAAAGGCTTTGGCTAAGGCCTATGGTTTTAACCATGTCTTGATGGTGGATGTGGGGGGCACTACCTCAGATGTGGGCGAAGTGGAAGCGCATAAAATCAAAACAGCAAGGAGGGGGTATGTTGAGGGAGTCCAAGTTTCCTTTGAGTTGAGCGATGTGAAGTCCTTTGGAGTTGGAGGAGGGTCAATCTGTCGTGTGGATGACAAGGGAGGGATTACAGTAGGACCAGACAGCGTAGGGGCAGCCCCCGGACCAGCCTGCTTTGGTTTTGGAGGCAAGGAAGTTACTATCACTGATGTGAATGTAGCTTTGGGCATCATCGACCCAGATACCTATTTGAATGGGCAACAAAAACTAGACAAGGAGCGCGCGATCCAAGTGATTAGCGAAAAAATCGCCAAGCCCTTAGGTGTGTCCTTTGAAAAAGCCCTTTTTGCCGTAGAGGAAGCCTATGGCGAGAAATTAGCCGAGTGTTTGAAACCCCAAGTGCAAGCCGATACAGTCTTGGCAGCCTTTGGAGGCGGGGGTCCTATGAATGCTTGTCAAGCAGCAAAAAAAGCAGGCATTAAAAGGGTGATTGTGCCCAAGCTTGCGGCGGTATTCTCAGCCTATGGGATTAGTTTCTCAGATGTAGCCAAGAGTTTTGAGATGGACATCACCGATCTTAAAAAACCTGAAGTGGAGAAAATCCAAGCCCAAATGCACGATCAGGCAAAACGCTACATGTTCCAAGAGGGTTATGCCTTTGAAGATTGTAAGAGTGAGTGGAAAGTCATTGTGGAAAATGCCGATGGCTCAGAGAGCCACACCACCACCCTAGAGGACACCGCCCAAATCAACAAGGATCAAAAGCGTATTTTAGCCTACCATGTGCGCTACGAACTCTCACATCCCAATTTGCGCGCGAGCGTCCCCAAGCACCACACCACGCCCAAAATTAGCGGTTCTAGGGAAGTTACCGATCAAAAGGGATCGCACTCCTACCCGGTGATCTATCTCGTGGAACAAAAAACGGGGGCTTACATGGAGGGACCTGCCATTGTAGAGGGACCTTTCTTCACCGCGCGGGTGCCTGAGGGTTGGAGTTTGCTAGTTACAGACAATGGCGATTTGATTTTAGACGATAAATCTTAA